The Anolis carolinensis isolate JA03-04 chromosome 2, rAnoCar3.1.pri, whole genome shotgun sequence genome has a window encoding:
- the LOC100557506 gene encoding large ribosomal subunit protein uL23-like has product MAKPPSWKERGHRVSLARAYQPKYPWKSAPRRDKMDHYAIIKFPLTTESAMKKIEDNNTLVFIVDVKANKHQIKQPVKKLYDIDVAKVNTLIRPDGEKKAYARLAQDYDVLDVANKIGII; this is encoded by the exons ATGGCTAAAC CACCATCTTGGAAAGAGAGAGGCCACCGTGTGAGCCTCGCCAGGGCTTATCAGCCCAAATACCCCTGGAAGAGTGCGCCCAGGAGAGACAAGATGGACCATTATGCCATCATCAAGTTCCCGCTGACTACCGAGTCGGCCATGAAGAAGATTGAGGACAACAACACCTTGGTCTTCATTGTGGATGTCAAGGCCAATAAGCACCAGATCAAGCAGCCTGTCAAGAAGCTGTATGACATTGACGTGGCAAAAGTCAACACGCTTATCAGGCCCGATGGTGAAAAGAAGGCCTACGCTCGTCTTGCTCAGGATTACGATGTTCTAGATGTAGCCAATAAGATTGGTATCATCTAA